The following are encoded together in the Robertmurraya sp. FSL R5-0851 genome:
- the pepT gene encoding peptidase T yields MKIELIDRFISYVVIDTQSNDESNTCPSTPGQLILANKLVDELKSIGLEDVSIDDNGYVMATLPANTDKKVPTIGFLAHLDTATDFTGNGVNPLLHDNYDGNDILLNEDLHIVLSPKDFPNLKNYIGHHLITTDGTTLLGADNKAGIAEIMTAMAYLVQHPEIKHGKIRVAFTPDEEIGRGPHKFDVDKFAATYAYTVDGGPIGELQYESFSAAAAKLTIKGNNIHPGTAKGKMVNSAKIAMELNSLLPSEEAPEYTEGYEGFYHLLSFHGDVEKTVLSYIIRDFDRSSFNNRKATMEKIVTNLNEKYGQGTIVLELHDQYFNMREKIEPVKEIVDIAHKAMTNLGIEPIIEPIRGGTDGSQLSYMGLPTPNIFTGGENFHGKFEFISIDNMLKATNVIVEIARLFEEKTN; encoded by the coding sequence TTGAAAATCGAGTTGATTGATCGTTTTATTTCTTATGTTGTTATTGACACACAATCAAATGACGAAAGCAACACCTGCCCTTCCACCCCTGGACAGCTTATTCTTGCTAATAAACTAGTAGATGAGCTAAAGTCCATTGGCCTAGAAGATGTTAGTATAGATGACAATGGCTATGTGATGGCCACCCTTCCAGCAAATACAGATAAAAAAGTTCCAACGATTGGTTTCTTAGCCCATCTGGACACCGCGACCGATTTTACCGGCAACGGAGTGAATCCATTACTTCATGATAATTATGACGGCAACGATATCCTACTCAACGAAGACCTACATATTGTCCTTTCACCAAAGGATTTTCCTAATTTAAAAAACTACATCGGACATCATTTAATTACAACCGATGGAACTACTTTACTTGGCGCTGATAATAAAGCGGGAATAGCTGAAATTATGACTGCTATGGCTTACTTGGTACAGCATCCGGAGATTAAACATGGGAAAATTCGAGTTGCGTTTACACCTGATGAGGAAATTGGACGTGGTCCACATAAATTTGATGTAGATAAATTCGCTGCCACATATGCCTATACCGTGGATGGGGGCCCTATCGGCGAGCTTCAATACGAAAGTTTCAGTGCTGCTGCTGCAAAGTTAACAATTAAAGGAAATAATATACACCCTGGTACGGCAAAAGGTAAAATGGTTAATTCAGCTAAAATAGCAATGGAATTAAACAGCCTTCTTCCAAGTGAAGAAGCACCGGAGTATACAGAGGGCTATGAAGGTTTCTACCATCTTCTTTCCTTCCATGGAGATGTTGAAAAGACTGTCCTTAGTTACATTATTCGTGATTTTGACCGATCAAGCTTCAATAATAGAAAAGCTACGATGGAAAAAATCGTTACTAACTTGAACGAAAAGTACGGGCAAGGAACCATTGTACTTGAGCTTCATGATCAATACTTTAATATGAGAGAGAAGATTGAACCGGTCAAAGAGATTGTTGATATTGCTCACAAGGCAATGACGAACCTTGGCATTGAGCCGATTATCGAGCCCATACGTGGAGGAACGGATGGTTCTCAACTTTCCTATATGGGGCTACCAACTCCAAATATTTTCACTGGTGGAGAGAACTTCCACGGGAAATTTGAGTTTATCTCCATTGATAACATGCTAAAGGCAACAAATGTGATAGTGGAAATCGCTCGACTATTTGAAGAAAAAACAAACTAA
- a CDS encoding YfhD family protein gives MALSKKQTLPQTPKNLKSDGLDVEFSRDLADHDDLEAMARSKAADKRAKNGQNQKF, from the coding sequence ATGGCATTGAGTAAAAAACAAACACTTCCACAAACACCAAAGAATTTGAAATCAGACGGGTTGGATGTAGAATTTAGCCGTGACCTAGCAGACCATGACGACTTAGAAGCAATGGCTCGTTCAAAAGCGGCAGATAAGCGTGCTAAAAACGGACAAAACCAAAAGTTCTAA
- a CDS encoding YfhE family protein, giving the protein MSDKKKKDKSKSTLSSMQEVTYSREFKLADQAGGFSGKKSRH; this is encoded by the coding sequence ATGAGTGATAAGAAGAAAAAGGATAAGTCTAAAAGCACGTTGTCGAGCATGCAAGAGGTCACTTACTCACGTGAGTTCAAGCTTGCTGACCAAGCAGGAGGATTCTCTGGTAAAAAGTCGAGACATTAA
- a CDS encoding TIGR01777 family oxidoreductase gives MRIAITGGTGLVGNALTESLRADGHDLYILTRNPENGYQKGVTYVKWLSSRADPASELEAVDVFINLAGESINSGRWSDKRKASILNSRVSATNEVVSIIKHLKQKPKLLINASAIGFYGTSTVDTFTEATEKAGDDFLAQTVEKWEAATFEAREFGVRTVFARFGVILDKKDGALPRIALPYHLFAGGTVGSGDQWLSWIHIKDVVSGLRHVIESTELAGPVNFCAPHAVTMKSFGKTLGSVLNRPHWIPAPSFALQLLLGEMSMLVLEGQKVIPEKLIKSGFSFTFPTLEEALSNIYS, from the coding sequence ATGCGAATTGCCATAACAGGCGGGACTGGACTTGTCGGCAATGCTCTTACTGAATCTCTCAGAGCGGACGGACATGATCTTTATATTTTAACGCGTAATCCCGAAAATGGGTATCAAAAAGGGGTCACTTATGTGAAGTGGCTTTCAAGTAGGGCAGATCCTGCTAGCGAGCTTGAGGCTGTTGATGTATTCATTAATCTCGCCGGGGAGTCCATTAATAGTGGACGATGGTCAGATAAAAGGAAAGCATCCATATTAAATAGCAGAGTAAGCGCAACGAACGAGGTAGTTTCTATCATAAAACACTTAAAGCAAAAACCAAAATTACTTATCAATGCCAGCGCGATAGGCTTTTATGGTACCTCCACTGTCGATACTTTTACTGAAGCAACCGAAAAAGCAGGTGATGATTTCCTTGCTCAGACGGTGGAAAAATGGGAGGCCGCAACCTTTGAGGCTAGAGAGTTTGGGGTGCGAACTGTATTTGCTCGCTTTGGAGTCATTTTAGACAAAAAAGATGGTGCTCTGCCGAGAATCGCTCTTCCTTATCATTTGTTTGCAGGAGGAACGGTTGGTTCTGGGGATCAATGGCTTTCTTGGATACATATAAAAGATGTCGTTAGCGGACTTCGGCATGTAATTGAATCAACTGAGCTGGCTGGTCCCGTCAATTTTTGTGCTCCTCATGCAGTGACGATGAAGAGTTTTGGAAAAACACTTGGGTCGGTCTTAAATCGTCCCCACTGGATACCTGCCCCATCGTTTGCGCTTCAACTTTTACTTGGTGAAATGAGCATGCTTGTGCTCGAAGGACAAAAAGTTATTCCTGAAAAGTTAATTAAGAGTGGGTTTTCGTTCACCTTTCCGACTCTTGAAGAAGCTCTTTCTAATATTTACTCATAA
- the recX gene encoding recombination regulator RecX has protein sequence MPTITKITVQKKRTDRYNIFLDHGKGEEYGFSVDEDVLIKHSLKKGMELDDLLLSEIAYSDDIRKAYNTAVNYLSRMMRTEAEVRKHLVEKEVDEVIIQEVIHKLNEYQFLNDEQLAFAYVRTQMNTTDKGPTVIKRELKEKGIAETYILEAMDEFPFELQLEKAVALCEKYMKKNKQESQKIMKQKIDQLLFRKGYNSQVNQVALEQIEETSDNEEMESLRYQAEKLERKYSKYTGYEYEQKMKQALYRKGFSIDTITQYLESK, from the coding sequence ATGCCAACAATCACAAAAATAACTGTTCAAAAAAAACGAACCGATCGTTATAATATTTTCCTTGATCATGGAAAAGGAGAAGAATATGGTTTTAGTGTGGATGAGGACGTACTAATCAAACACAGCCTGAAAAAGGGTATGGAGCTTGATGACCTTCTCTTATCGGAAATAGCGTATTCAGATGATATACGAAAAGCTTACAACACAGCAGTAAATTATTTATCACGAATGATGCGAACAGAAGCTGAAGTAAGAAAACATTTAGTTGAAAAAGAAGTGGATGAGGTAATCATTCAAGAGGTCATTCATAAACTGAACGAATACCAATTTCTAAATGATGAACAGCTTGCCTTTGCCTATGTAAGAACTCAAATGAATACAACGGATAAAGGACCAACCGTTATCAAGAGAGAACTGAAGGAAAAAGGAATAGCTGAAACATATATTCTAGAAGCGATGGATGAGTTTCCATTTGAACTACAGCTTGAAAAAGCGGTTGCTTTATGTGAGAAATATATGAAGAAAAACAAACAAGAATCACAGAAAATCATGAAACAAAAGATCGACCAACTTTTATTCAGAAAAGGATATAACTCACAGGTCAACCAAGTTGCTCTTGAGCAAATCGAAGAAACAAGTGATAACGAAGAAATGGAGTCATTGCGTTATCAAGCAGAAAAGTTGGAACGTAAATACAGTAAATATACTGGATATGAGTATGAACAAAAAATGAAGCAAGCCCTTTATCGAAAAGGTTTTTCCATTGACACTATAACACAGTATTTAGAGTCCAAATAA
- a CDS encoding SDR family NAD(P)-dependent oxidoreductase has translation MDSVIITGAGTGLGRELALKYGKEGYHLILVGRSEESLSEVRKQLNNAHIMVMDIRNKQEVDANIQSLLKEYKVVGLINNAGIGFFGPFDKIRENEIEEMFQTNVLGTMYMTQAVLPNICKLDGSFVMNIISTAGLRGKVNESAYVASKFAVRGFTESIQKEYEEKPVLISAVYMGGMNTPFWKDSEHVKDPSKFRSPAEVAEIIFSQKEKECVVIESK, from the coding sequence TTGGATTCGGTTATTATCACAGGAGCTGGAACGGGTCTAGGCCGAGAGTTAGCTTTAAAGTATGGAAAGGAAGGCTACCATCTTATTTTAGTTGGAAGGTCAGAAGAAAGCCTATCAGAAGTTAGAAAGCAATTAAATAACGCTCATATTATGGTTATGGATATACGTAACAAACAGGAAGTAGACGCGAACATTCAATCCCTTCTAAAGGAGTATAAAGTAGTCGGACTTATAAACAATGCTGGCATTGGTTTCTTCGGTCCTTTTGATAAAATAAGGGAAAATGAGATCGAGGAGATGTTTCAAACGAATGTCCTCGGAACCATGTATATGACTCAAGCTGTTCTTCCAAATATATGCAAATTAGACGGAAGCTTTGTTATGAATATCATTTCAACCGCTGGGCTGCGGGGAAAAGTGAATGAGTCGGCGTATGTTGCAAGTAAATTTGCCGTTCGAGGCTTTACTGAAAGCATACAGAAGGAATACGAAGAAAAACCTGTTCTTATTTCGGCGGTGTATATGGGGGGTATGAACACACCTTTTTGGAAAGATTCCGAACATGTAAAGGACCCTTCCAAATTCCGTTCTCCAGCAGAAGTGGCAGAGATTATTTTTTCACAGAAAGAGAAAGAATGTGTCGTGATTGAGTCCAAATAA
- a CDS encoding YfhH family protein, with translation MEKEKRYSELSEFELHQEIAKLNEKARKAEQLGMVNEYAVLERKAIMAKAYLLNPLDFKPGEIYEIEGDPGAYFRIDYLNGVFAWGYRLVGNKQEEALPISMLRKEGTRQADSR, from the coding sequence ATGGAAAAAGAAAAACGTTACAGTGAACTTTCAGAATTTGAATTACATCAAGAAATAGCTAAACTGAATGAGAAGGCAAGAAAAGCAGAGCAGTTAGGTATGGTAAACGAATATGCCGTATTAGAAAGAAAAGCAATAATGGCCAAAGCGTATTTATTAAATCCATTAGATTTTAAGCCTGGTGAGATATATGAAATTGAAGGAGATCCAGGCGCCTATTTTAGAATTGATTATTTAAACGGAGTGTTTGCGTGGGGTTATCGATTAGTGGGGAACAAACAGGAAGAGGCATTACCAATCTCGATGTTGAGAAAAGAGGGAACCAGACAGGCTGATTCCCGATAA
- a CDS encoding small, acid-soluble spore protein K gives MRNKAKDFANQNSNKFQGEPRAKPEFASKRADGTINTHPQERMKNSSTRG, from the coding sequence ATGCGAAATAAAGCAAAGGATTTTGCAAACCAAAACAGTAATAAATTCCAGGGTGAACCAAGGGCAAAACCTGAATTTGCTTCCAAAAGAGCGGATGGAACCATTAATACTCATCCACAAGAACGGATGAAAAATTCAAGTACTCGAGGGTAA
- a CDS encoding YfhJ family protein, with product MEHYQQKLIELLLEKNDKLSYGQAQTWVELLWDDFETTRAKAGYSYRGSEMTERIVRQWIDYYGDKLHDFVASNPKYKHLLEQDPSELH from the coding sequence ATGGAACATTATCAGCAAAAACTAATTGAATTATTATTAGAAAAAAATGATAAACTTTCGTATGGACAGGCCCAGACATGGGTGGAGCTTTTGTGGGATGATTTTGAAACAACAAGAGCAAAGGCCGGTTACTCCTACCGAGGAAGTGAGATGACTGAAAGAATTGTTCGACAATGGATCGATTATTATGGTGACAAGCTTCATGATTTTGTTGCTTCTAATCCGAAATATAAGCATCTGTTAGAGCAAGACCCAAGTGAACTTCATTAA
- a CDS encoding metal-dependent hydrolase, whose translation MDTGTHVVMGLALGGLATLDPVVASSSATATSVMIATLVGSQAPDIDTVLKLRNNAVYIRNHRGITHSIPAVLLWPLAIIAVIYPIFPDANLLHLWLWTFLAVFFHVFVDIFNAYGTQALRPFSSKWVALGIINTFDPFIFAMHIVGILAWVFGAHPGYTFIGVYAVLVAYYIFRFITQRKVYHAVKKLVPDATDIIIAPTMKFHQWRIAVMNKNQFFVGRAHDNKVRILDQFKRVAVPETPVLEAAKLDKNLSAFLSFSPVYRWEVDEYDTYYEVRFIDLRYRSNGHYPFVAIVQLDLELNILSSYTGWIFSEEKLRKKLDIIPG comes from the coding sequence TTGGATACCGGTACACACGTAGTGATGGGATTAGCTTTAGGAGGACTTGCGACGCTCGACCCTGTTGTAGCAAGCAGCTCCGCCACAGCCACTAGTGTCATGATTGCCACTCTTGTTGGCTCACAAGCTCCCGATATTGACACCGTATTGAAGCTTAGAAACAATGCCGTTTATATTCGTAACCATCGTGGAATCACACACTCCATCCCAGCTGTTTTGCTTTGGCCATTGGCCATCATAGCTGTTATTTATCCAATATTTCCAGATGCCAATTTACTTCACTTATGGCTTTGGACCTTTTTAGCTGTGTTTTTTCATGTCTTTGTTGATATTTTCAATGCATATGGTACGCAGGCGTTACGGCCATTTTCTTCTAAATGGGTGGCGCTTGGTATTATTAACACGTTTGATCCATTTATTTTTGCGATGCATATTGTTGGGATACTCGCTTGGGTGTTTGGAGCACATCCCGGTTACACGTTTATTGGTGTGTATGCCGTTTTGGTTGCCTACTATATTTTTCGATTTATTACTCAGCGAAAGGTTTATCATGCGGTGAAAAAACTGGTTCCAGATGCAACAGACATCATCATTGCTCCCACTATGAAATTTCACCAGTGGCGAATTGCTGTCATGAATAAGAACCAATTCTTCGTTGGACGTGCTCATGATAATAAAGTACGAATTCTTGACCAGTTTAAACGCGTCGCTGTCCCTGAGACCCCCGTTCTTGAAGCAGCCAAGCTAGATAAAAACCTTTCCGCTTTTCTATCGTTTTCTCCTGTTTATCGGTGGGAAGTGGATGAGTATGATACGTATTACGAAGTACGTTTTATTGACTTACGCTATCGTAGTAACGGTCATTATCCATTTGTGGCGATTGTTCAACTAGATCTTGAACTTAATATCCTTTCCTCTTATACGGGTTGGATCTTTAGCGAAGAAAAATTACGTAAAAAGCTGGATATTATCCCTGGATAA
- the mutY gene encoding A/G-specific adenine glycosylase: protein MSNSLKNVTNINKKEFQKDLIGWFEREQRDLPWRKDQDPYKVWVSEIMLQQTRVDTVIPYFNRFISEFPTIEALSNADEEKVLKAWEGLGYYSRVRNLQSAVREVHEQYGGKVPNTPKEISSLKGVGPYTAGAILSIAYGVPEPAVDGNVMRVFSRILSIWDDIAKASSRKVFEEAVRAFISHENPSYFNQALMELGALICTPTSPSCLLCPVREHCHAFEEGTQNELPVKTKAKKQRKVQLAAVVLKDTEGRTVIQKRPSSGLLANLWQFPNVEIHLPVLGDREQLLSNLKEEYEIQCDIGELVGHIEHVFSHLVWNINVYEGTLVEPIKSSDTLKLVDQEEIESFAFPVSHQKMLRQYYKKE from the coding sequence ATGTCCAATTCTTTAAAAAACGTAACAAATATAAATAAAAAGGAATTTCAAAAGGATTTAATCGGCTGGTTTGAAAGAGAGCAGAGAGATCTTCCATGGCGGAAAGACCAAGATCCTTACAAAGTCTGGGTATCGGAGATTATGCTTCAGCAAACAAGAGTCGATACAGTCATTCCGTATTTTAACCGATTTATTTCAGAGTTCCCTACAATAGAAGCTTTATCTAATGCTGATGAGGAAAAAGTATTAAAAGCTTGGGAAGGCTTAGGCTATTATTCAAGAGTCCGTAATCTTCAATCAGCGGTTCGAGAGGTTCATGAGCAATATGGAGGAAAAGTACCAAATACACCAAAAGAAATCTCCAGCTTAAAAGGGGTTGGTCCCTATACGGCAGGCGCCATTCTATCAATAGCCTATGGAGTACCTGAACCAGCCGTTGATGGGAATGTCATGCGAGTATTTTCCAGGATTCTTTCGATTTGGGATGATATTGCGAAAGCATCTAGTAGAAAAGTGTTCGAGGAAGCTGTTCGCGCCTTTATTTCGCATGAAAACCCATCATATTTTAACCAAGCATTAATGGAACTAGGTGCATTAATTTGTACGCCAACTTCGCCATCATGTTTGCTCTGTCCGGTTCGTGAACACTGTCATGCCTTCGAGGAAGGAACTCAAAACGAATTGCCTGTTAAAACGAAAGCAAAAAAACAACGAAAAGTTCAACTTGCAGCAGTTGTTCTGAAAGATACTGAGGGACGAACGGTTATTCAAAAGCGACCTTCTTCCGGTTTGCTAGCGAATTTGTGGCAGTTTCCAAATGTAGAAATCCATCTTCCTGTATTAGGGGATAGAGAGCAGTTATTATCTAATCTAAAGGAAGAATATGAAATTCAATGTGATATAGGGGAGCTTGTAGGCCATATTGAACATGTTTTCTCACATCTTGTATGGAATATTAATGTATATGAAGGAACACTAGTAGAGCCTATCAAATCATCAGATACTTTGAAGCTGGTTGACCAGGAGGAAATAGAAAGCTTTGCCTTTCCGGTTTCCCATCAGAAAATGCTTCGTCAATACTATAAAAAAGAGTAA
- the fabL gene encoding enoyl-[acyl-carrier-protein] reductase FabL yields MTNKVALITGSSRGIGKSTALRLAKEGYDIVVNYARSKKAALETAAEIEALGRKALVVKANVGDVSKIKTMFEEIGAHFGRLDVFVSNAASGVLRPAMELEESHWEWTMNINSKALLFCAQEAAKLMEKNGGGKIVSISSLGSIRYLENYTTVGVSKAALEALTRYLAVELAPKNIRVNAVSGGAIDTEALLHFPNREEMLEEARQKTPAGRMVEIDDMVNTIMFLLSDGSDMIRGQTIIVDGGISLLV; encoded by the coding sequence ATGACAAATAAAGTAGCATTAATTACAGGAAGTAGTAGAGGGATTGGAAAATCAACTGCCCTACGATTAGCAAAAGAAGGATACGATATTGTCGTTAACTATGCTCGCAGCAAAAAAGCGGCGTTAGAAACAGCAGCAGAAATTGAGGCTCTTGGTAGAAAGGCATTAGTTGTTAAAGCAAATGTTGGTGATGTTAGTAAAATTAAAACGATGTTTGAAGAAATTGGTGCTCATTTTGGAAGACTCGATGTATTTGTAAGTAATGCTGCATCAGGTGTTCTTCGCCCAGCCATGGAACTTGAAGAATCTCACTGGGAATGGACGATGAACATTAATAGCAAGGCACTCTTATTTTGTGCTCAAGAAGCGGCAAAACTGATGGAGAAAAATGGCGGAGGAAAAATTGTGAGTATCAGCTCACTTGGGTCCATTCGCTATTTGGAAAATTACACAACTGTTGGTGTATCTAAGGCAGCACTTGAAGCACTTACTCGTTATTTAGCTGTGGAGTTAGCACCAAAAAACATTCGAGTGAATGCTGTTTCAGGTGGGGCAATTGATACGGAGGCACTTCTTCATTTTCCAAATCGTGAAGAAATGTTGGAAGAAGCAAGACAAAAAACACCTGCAGGGAGAATGGTTGAAATTGATGATATGGTGAACACGATCATGTTCTTATTAAGCGATGGATCCGATATGATTCGTGGACAAACAATAATCGTTGATGGAGGAATTTCCTTACTAGTTTAA
- a CDS encoding gamma-type small acid-soluble spore protein, giving the protein MAKQPNKTQSGTNVQEVRQQNAASAGQGQFGTEFASETNVQQVRQQNAQAESRKGQNS; this is encoded by the coding sequence ATGGCAAAGCAACCAAACAAAACTCAATCTGGAACTAACGTTCAAGAAGTGAGACAACAAAACGCTGCTTCAGCTGGACAAGGTCAATTCGGTACTGAGTTCGCAAGCGAAACTAACGTACAACAAGTACGTCAACAAAACGCTCAAGCTGAGTCTCGCAAAGGCCAAAACTCTTAA
- a CDS encoding YgaB family protein, whose product MSDFSRLVGEQMATMEKLLYIQTELERCQEIEEELRLLQKHAKMESIQDEIQQMKQDLRDIHQIFERQTEELIRSYQEAETALKR is encoded by the coding sequence GTGAGTGATTTTTCACGATTAGTTGGTGAACAAATGGCTACAATGGAAAAGCTACTATACATACAAACAGAGCTTGAACGCTGTCAGGAAATTGAAGAGGAATTGAGATTGCTGCAAAAGCATGCGAAGATGGAAAGTATTCAGGATGAGATTCAGCAAATGAAGCAGGATTTGCGCGATATTCACCAAATTTTTGAAAGACAAACGGAGGAGCTTATTCGCTCATATCAAGAAGCAGAAACAGCTTTAAAAAGATAA
- the ntdP gene encoding nucleoside tri-diphosphate phosphatase, whose translation MGVPMEGEPIQIHSYKHNGHIHRVWEETTVLKGTQGLVIGGNDRTIVTESDGRTWITREPAICYFHSQYWFNVIGMIREDGVYYYCNISSPFIFDGEALKYIDYDLDIKVFPDMTFNLLDEDEYERHRIEMNYPEVIDKILRANVDNLISWIRQGKGPFAPDFIDTWYERYLTYRR comes from the coding sequence ATGGGCGTACCCATGGAAGGTGAACCGATCCAAATACATAGTTACAAACATAATGGTCACATCCATCGAGTATGGGAGGAGACTACCGTATTAAAGGGAACGCAAGGATTAGTCATTGGTGGAAATGACCGTACCATCGTAACTGAATCGGATGGAAGAACGTGGATTACTAGAGAACCAGCTATATGTTATTTTCATTCTCAATACTGGTTTAATGTCATCGGAATGATACGTGAAGATGGAGTGTATTATTATTGCAACATAAGCTCCCCATTTATTTTTGATGGAGAAGCATTAAAATACATTGACTATGACCTTGATATTAAAGTGTTTCCAGATATGACTTTTAATTTGTTAGACGAGGATGAGTACGAGCGTCATCGTATTGAAATGAACTACCCGGAAGTCATTGATAAAATTCTTCGCGCAAATGTGGACAACCTGATTAGTTGGATTCGCCAAGGAAAAGGACCTTTTGCACCAGATTTTATTGATACATGGTACGAAAGATATTTAACATACAGACGGTAA
- a CDS encoding ABC transporter ATP-binding protein, translated as MSSIRRYLHFVKPYRLQIIGTIIIGIIKFVIPLLIPILIKYVLDDIVGNQTLSADEKTSKLLMIMAIMMVIFVVARPPIEYYRQYYAQWVASKILYDIRDKLYTHIQKLSFKFYSNNKAGEVISRVINDVEQTKTFVITGLMNLWLDMATIAIAIILMMMMDVKLTLVSLVLFPFYAFSVKYFFGNLRGLTRKRSQALAEVQSFLHERVQGMSVIKSFAVEDYEQERFDKQNRNFLTKALDHTKWNAKAFSVVNTITDIAPLIVIGYSGYQVVQGNLSIGEMVAFIAYIDRLYNPLRRLVNSSTTLTQSIASMDRVFEFVDEKYDIDDSPDAVECKNVVGNVHFQNVYFRYNENEQDILKNINLLVTPGETIALVGMSGGGKSSLISLIPRFYDVTGGAIFLDGQDIRSLQVRSLRDKIGMVLQDSILFSDSVKENILLAKPGASDEEVIAAAKAANAHEFIMNLPEGYETKVGERGVKLSGGQKQRIAIARVFIKNPPILVMDEATSALDLESEALIQEAFEKLAKDRTTFIVAHRLSTITHADRIVLIENGEITEIGKHEELMKKQGNYYKLFQIQQLEH; from the coding sequence ATGAGTAGCATTCGAAGGTATTTACACTTTGTAAAACCGTATCGATTACAAATCATCGGGACAATCATTATTGGAATCATTAAGTTTGTCATACCGCTATTAATTCCGATTTTAATTAAATATGTCCTAGATGATATCGTTGGTAATCAAACATTATCGGCTGATGAAAAAACGAGTAAGCTATTAATGATCATGGCCATTATGATGGTTATTTTTGTTGTTGCTAGACCGCCAATTGAATACTATCGACAATACTATGCCCAATGGGTTGCGAGTAAGATTTTATACGATATAAGAGACAAGCTTTACACGCATATTCAAAAATTGAGTTTCAAATTCTATTCAAATAACAAAGCGGGGGAAGTCATCTCACGTGTTATAAATGACGTGGAGCAAACAAAAACATTTGTCATTACAGGACTAATGAATTTATGGCTAGATATGGCCACTATAGCAATTGCCATCATCTTAATGATGATGATGGATGTTAAGTTAACTCTTGTTTCACTTGTTTTGTTTCCTTTTTACGCCTTTTCCGTAAAGTATTTCTTCGGCAATTTACGGGGACTTACCAGAAAAAGGTCACAGGCTCTTGCTGAAGTCCAAAGTTTTCTGCATGAGAGAGTTCAAGGAATGTCTGTTATTAAAAGTTTTGCAGTAGAAGACTATGAGCAGGAACGCTTTGATAAGCAAAATAGGAATTTTCTAACAAAAGCGCTAGACCATACAAAATGGAATGCGAAAGCCTTTTCGGTTGTAAATACGATAACAGACATCGCTCCGCTCATTGTCATTGGATATTCAGGCTATCAGGTTGTTCAAGGAAATCTTTCGATAGGAGAAATGGTGGCATTTATTGCCTATATTGATCGACTTTATAATCCGTTACGAAGATTGGTTAATTCGTCCACCACATTGACCCAATCCATTGCCTCGATGGATCGTGTGTTTGAATTTGTGGATGAAAAGTATGATATAGATGATTCACCGGATGCAGTTGAATGTAAAAATGTTGTTGGAAACGTTCACTTTCAAAATGTCTATTTTCGATACAATGAGAATGAACAAGATATATTAAAAAATATAAATCTTCTAGTGACCCCAGGGGAGACCATTGCACTTGTAGGTATGAGTGGAGGCGGTAAATCCTCTTTGATAAGTTTAATTCCTAGGTTTTATGATGTAACAGGTGGAGCGATTTTTTTGGATGGACAAGATATCCGTTCCTTACAGGTACGCTCACTCAGAGATAAGATAGGAATGGTTTTACAAGATAGTATTTTATTTAGTGATTCGGTTAAAGAGAATATTTTACTAGCTAAACCAGGGGCATCAGACGAAGAGGTAATTGCAGCTGCCAAGGCAGCGAATGCTCACGAATTTATCATGAACCTACCTGAAGGATACGAAACGAAGGTAGGAGAAAGAGGCGTCAAACTTTCTGGTGGGCAAAAGCAACGGATAGCTATTGCCAGAGTATTTATTAAAAATCCACCAATTCTTGTGATGGATGAGGCCACTTCGGCTCTAGATCTAGAGAGTGAGGCATTAATTCAAGAGGCTTTTGAAAAGCTTGCAAAAGACCGAACAACCTTTATTGTTGCTCACCGACTGTCTACGATCACTCATGCAGACCGAATAGTCTTGATAGAGAATGGGGAGATTACTGAAATCGGAAAGCATGAAGAACTGATGAAAAAGCAAGGAAACTATTATAAATTATTCCAAATTCAACAGTTAGAGCATTAA